Below is a genomic region from Helianthus annuus cultivar XRQ/B chromosome 2, HanXRQr2.0-SUNRISE, whole genome shotgun sequence.
GTCCGGCTCGACAAATGATACTGAAGTAATAATCAAAGAAAAGGAAGTTCAAATACAAAAAGTGAGTTGCGTTGACCTCAAACACTCTCCATTAAAAGTTTTATATTAGTTGATTAAAATAACTTCTCTTGACTCGTTTTCTTTTTTACTAGGTTTTGTTAATGTGACACAAATTAGTAAATAATAATTGTCGATCTATTTGCCAATTAAGTTGATAAAATTATTTTACTGTCTTCCAGATGGAGCAAGAAGTAAAAGATTTGACTCAGGAACGTGATCTTGCTCGAGCGCGCCTTGAGGAAATATTACGAGCAGCTGGAGTTGATCAAAATATACTGCCATGGGTATGCAATCTATTTTCCCGTAACCCAAGAGGGGCAAGTTCTTTTCagaaacagaaaaaaaaaaacgtatGTTGAGAATCATGAGAACCACATAATGTGTAGTGCAAAAAGATAATCAGAAGTATAACGCCTCATGTATCACATTCAAGACGATAGGTGCAAATAGATTATGCGATTCTCGGGGTTCTCAACATAGTATTGGTATTGAAACAGACGTCCCTATAACCCCAAGTTAAGGACTTAGGCAGCCCAGCTGGTTAAGACTCTGGTTTACATCCCAGAGGTCCCAAGTTCGAATCCTGCTGTTACATTATTTTTCCATTAAAAAAAGTAACAAACCCACATGCATATTATATCTTTAAGCCGTCGTATTATCATGCAGATTGATTCCGCTTCATGGGATGGAAGTTCGGTATCTAGTCATCAACGCAACGGTTCATGGGATGAAAGTTCTATAGCTGGCCACCTGCGTAACGGTTCATGGGATGGAAGTTCGGTATCTGGGCACCTACGCAACGCTTCATGGGATGAATATTCGGCATCTGGCCACCAACGAAGTGGTTCATGGGATGCACATTCCATGTCAGATACATCTGAGGTGGTGGTCAACGCTCCTCTTCTCCCCAATGCTTCGGTCAACACATACAGTTTTCCAAAGGACCATAAACTACGCAATCCAAATGAAGACCACTACGTTTTCGATAATATCACCCCGCGTGAGTTTATGAACCAATATTTCGGGCCAGACTCGACCCAGGAATGGGAGAAGCCTTCCCAAAAGAACAGGAGAAGTATAGATTCAATAGATAGCTTCAAAGAAGTAGAAGAAGTTATTGAGAAAGATGAAACAGATGACAATGAGGGCAAATTGGGAAATTCACATGTTGATCAAGCTCCGTCAAACGAAAATGTAACTTGTTTGAAACCTCAAACGTTAACAAGAAGCACAAGTTGCTCTGCAATTGTTGATGGTGATCCATCGCCTTCTCCTAAATCTGAAAAGAATGTGGTGGTTGAATCGAAATCCGATTCGGATATTAAGAACTTGACTCAACAAGATTCTAAGAGATCAACCATGAGTGCTGATGAAAAAGAAATGCAGCAACGGACCGATGGGGGCATTTTCGACCTTTCTCCATCATCTAGGACGCTTGAAAAAGTAATGGAGTATGACCTTAGAGGAAGGTTTAAAGATTGCATAGTAAGGATTTTGCTCTCACACCATTATCAATTtccttttttaaaaaaatatatattattttagatGATTAGTGTCAAATACAATTATAAATTACTTTGGCCGACTTTCGACCCATTTGACTCTCTTCTCTTCCGGCAATTTGTTTGACTAATGAAACATAACCCAAATAAAACCTTTCTTGGTACAAAAACGATGTGTTttgtattattatttattaattagtaATAATAATTCATTGTGAAGGGTACACCGGAACCAATTGAATCAGGAGATGAAATGAAGGAGGGTGAAAACGTGTGGTGTGCATTGTTTGAGGAGCAAAGAAGGATGATAGTTGAACTCTGGAATGAATGCAACATACCATTGCTTCATAGGACCTACTTTTTCTTGCTCGTCAAAGGCGATCCTTCGGATTCTGTGTACATTGAAGTAGAGCTTAGACGCCTATCATTCCTCAAGCAAACGCTAGATGATGTTGCAAGGTCATACttcatttctctctctctcttatcaTTCCTTCTTATTTTGATAAACCCGAGCAATGCATTTGTCCATACAATTTTAAATAAGTCCCATTATTTACATTAATCATTTTGATTTTAATGATGTTTATTATGGGGGGTCAATTCATCCATGGGTGCATGTCAGGGGTGTTCATAAACCATCCGAACCGAAGCATGTTAGCCGGTCTGAGATTCATACAGTTCAAGTTTTGGCGGTTCAACGGTCTGGCCAATGGTTTTGAGTTTGGAACTGGTGGTTTAATACTTTAATCTTTATCATTTATATACTTTTGAAACTAGCACTTATGTATATATGTTAACATCATTTGGCCGATAGCACTCCCATTTTACGAATTGTACCACGTCACTCCCAACTTGCAACTTATTTTCCTCTTGACACTCCCAAACTAACTGACCCCAGTTAGTTTTCTCTGACATTGCCTTTTTATGATGTGGCACTTATTTAGTGACACCGCATCTGATGTGACACTTGTTTAGTGACGTGGTATCTGACGTTAACTAACAGGGTTAGGGTTCAGTTAGTTAGTTTGGGAGTGTCagaggaaaataagttgaaagttgggagtggtgtGGTACAATTCGTAAGTTAAGAGTGCTATCGGCCAAATGGTGAAAGATGATTATTTAAATCCACTATTCCTTTAAAAATTCTAATACAGACAAACGATCTTGAAATAGAAAATATAAGAAAGTTCGACCAAAACTGAACCGTCAAACCGGCCAACCCACAGCTTGGCCAATTTTGCTTGTTGTTTCCCAAAACCGTAGGTAGCCATAACTTTCGTCAAAATCGGATCATGAAGTGTTGATGATCTAATgatattgtttgtttgttgataaCTAACAGTGCAAGAGCCCTGACGCTCGAGAGGGCGATGCTAAGCAGGAAGCTTTTGAGCAAATACACATCGAGTGAAAGAGAGAGCTTGTTTGCCAAGTGGGGAATCGCTTTGGAATCCAAAAACAGAAGATTCCAATTGGCTCAATTATTATGGACAAAAACAGATGATCTTGAGCATATTAAGGAGAGTGCAGATATTGTTGCAAAGCTTGTCGGGTTCGTTGAACCAAGCACGCCAATGGAATTGTTTGCATTGAGTGTCGCGGCTCCCAAACAAGAACCGCAGACCGGCCTTTTCTCTTCATGGAGAAATGCCCTCTCCTTGCTAAGATATTAAGTCATACCATGTAACCAAATGCTAAGTAACCTTATCTGTTATATATTCAAATCTAACATTCCGATTTTACACAAAACTAACCTTAATCAGTTGTATACTTAAATCCATCATTACAATTTTGCTTTAAATTTGTATCTTTTGCCCATGGGTCAATACCATTGTATGTTTGTACTTCATGGAATAAAATTCTACTTTCAgcattttattattaaaaaacaTGTGATTATGTGATATTAAATAGTTTTAATTAGAAAAACCTAAACAAAGTTTGTGGGTCAGTTTTAATAATCTATTATATTGGTTCGGTTTTGGGTAGGTACATTTACAGCGTCGAATTAACTAAAACGAGCCAATAGATAACTACTAACTGCGTGTCATTTCCACCCACGTTGACACACGCTCCGTACAATAACCATATACGTCATGGGCGCTTTAATTTTACATGGTGCTCCTAATTATTTTCCTAAATGTTAGCAGCAGTGGGTTAGTGATTCAGTTCAAGCCTTTGTTATTTCTGAGCCTATAAGTGGCCTTGTGtgttttgtgttaaaagtttGATA
It encodes:
- the LOC110916506 gene encoding kinesin-like protein KIN-7I isoform X2; the protein is MGATVQQDKCTKRESKELLFRPSMASTTSSGKTYTMTGITQYAISDIFDHINQQIDREFMLKFSAIEIYNECVRDLLSADGTPLRLLDDPEKGTVVDKLTEIHLEDWTHLMELLAVCEAQRKIGETSLNEMSSRSHQIIRLTIESTANEFSVTDSATTLTANVNFVDLAGSERASQTLAAGKRLKEGGHINRSLLTLGTVVRKLSKAPNGHIPYRDSKLTRILQNSLGGNARTAIVCTLSPAHIHLEQSRNTLLFAVCAKDVRTSAQVNVVMSEKALVKQLQREMTRLENELKSMSGSTNDTEVIIKEKEVQIQKMEQEVKDLTQERDLARARLEEILRAAGVDQNILPWIDSASWDGSSVSSHQRNGSWDESSIAGHLRNGSWDGSSVSGHLRNASWDEYSASGHQRSGSWDAHSMSDTSEVVVNAPLLPNASVNTYSFPKDHKLRNPNEDHYVFDNITPREFMNQYFGPDSTQEWEKPSQKNRRSIDSIDSFKEVEEVIEKDETDDNEGKLGNSHVDQAPSNENVTCLKPQTLTRSTSCSAIVDGDPSPSPKSEKNVVVESKSDSDIKNLTQQDSKRSTMSADEKEMQQRTDGGIFDLSPSSRTLEKVMEYDLRGRFKDCIGTPEPIESGDEMKEGENVWCALFEEQRRMIVELWNECNIPLLHRTYFFLLVKGDPSDSVYIEVELRRLSFLKQTLDDVASARALTLERAMLSRKLLSKYTSSERESLFAKWGIALESKNRRFQLAQLLWTKTDDLEHIKESADIVAKLVGFVEPSTPMELFALSVAAPKQEPQTGLFSSWRNALSLLRY
- the LOC110916506 gene encoding kinesin-like protein KIN-7C isoform X1, whose product is MESISSGDEMNGQGEKIFVSVRVRPLNEKEIAKNYSSDWECINNNTIICKTAVTERSKYPNAYTFDRVYGSDSTTRQVYEEGVKRVALSALNGINSSIFAYGQTSSGKTYTMTGITQYAISDIFDHINQQIDREFMLKFSAIEIYNECVRDLLSADGTPLRLLDDPEKGTVVDKLTEIHLEDWTHLMELLAVCEAQRKIGETSLNEMSSRSHQIIRLTIESTANEFSVTDSATTLTANVNFVDLAGSERASQTLAAGKRLKEGGHINRSLLTLGTVVRKLSKAPNGHIPYRDSKLTRILQNSLGGNARTAIVCTLSPAHIHLEQSRNTLLFAVCAKDVRTSAQVNVVMSEKALVKQLQREMTRLENELKSMSGSTNDTEVIIKEKEVQIQKMEQEVKDLTQERDLARARLEEILRAAGVDQNILPWIDSASWDGSSVSSHQRNGSWDESSIAGHLRNGSWDGSSVSGHLRNASWDEYSASGHQRSGSWDAHSMSDTSEVVVNAPLLPNASVNTYSFPKDHKLRNPNEDHYVFDNITPREFMNQYFGPDSTQEWEKPSQKNRRSIDSIDSFKEVEEVIEKDETDDNEGKLGNSHVDQAPSNENVTCLKPQTLTRSTSCSAIVDGDPSPSPKSEKNVVVESKSDSDIKNLTQQDSKRSTMSADEKEMQQRTDGGIFDLSPSSRTLEKVMEYDLRGRFKDCIGTPEPIESGDEMKEGENVWCALFEEQRRMIVELWNECNIPLLHRTYFFLLVKGDPSDSVYIEVELRRLSFLKQTLDDVASARALTLERAMLSRKLLSKYTSSERESLFAKWGIALESKNRRFQLAQLLWTKTDDLEHIKESADIVAKLVGFVEPSTPMELFALSVAAPKQEPQTGLFSSWRNALSLLRY